The Anopheles marshallii chromosome X, idAnoMarsDA_429_01, whole genome shotgun sequence genome includes a window with the following:
- the LOC128719638 gene encoding uncharacterized protein LOC128719638 → MGAQNSVATNQQQPQPLHNHQRNVQIEQYPQNSQRPIAWPTNPVVPISQPSAQARQPPMARMHEVYGVLDYSPEMIETAMNIVANYLGPQAEPLVPQAEPRNMANAPPEVEQMGRPICNEPQQAQQRWPLYRPEPQRPAGRPFHPQWSPQQRFANMGQQVQQCPNNEQQPMHNPTPFRTLAEIPQGPLMVLDPRWSIDDTANPQPNNGWPMQQEQQQLQAPPINTFQLWNNNGPMNQTTTPQQPSGPHMFSNVETNYPQPPMQFNQMCPPYPNGQPIQPPRMRNVLPNIPPTMPNFPANYGPQPYMQQTNNHPNQGHYSDNVRFN, encoded by the coding sequence ATGGGGGCACAGAATAGTGTCGCTACAAATCAGCAACAACCGCAACCGTTGCACAACCATCAGCGAAACGTACAAATCGAACAATATCCGCAAAATTCGCAAAGACCCATCGCGTGGCCAACAAATCCGGTTGTTCCCATCTCACAGCCGTCGGCACAAGCTAGACAGCCGCCTATGGCACGCATGCATGAGGTGTATGGAGTTTTGGATTACTCACCAGAGATGATCGAAACAGCGATGAACATTGTGGCGAACTATTTAGGTCCACAAGCTGAACCGCTCGTGCCACAGGCTGAACCGCGAAATATGGCGAATGCTCCACCGGAAGTCGAACAAATGGGGCGGCCGATTTGTAACGAACCGCAACAGGCACAGCAACGCTGGCCACTGTACCGACCAGAACCACAAAGACCAGCAGGGCGACCGTTCCATCCTCAGTGGAGTCCTCAGCAGAGATTTGCGAACATGGGGCAGCAGGTACAACAGTGTCCCAACAATGAGCAACAACCAATGCACAACCCCACGCCGTTCCGTACACTGGCGGAAATACCGCAAGGGCCGCTGATGGTACTGGACCCCCGTTGGTCCATTGATGATACAGCAAATCCTCAGCCTAACAACGGATGGCCTATGCAGCAggaacagcagcaactgcaGGCTCCCCCGATTAACACGTTCCAACTGTGGAATAACAACGGTCCGATGAATCAAACCACGACGCCGCAACAGCCATCCGGACCGCACATGTTTTCCAATGTGGAGACAAACTACCCACAACCTCCGATGCAGTTTAATCAGATGTGCCCACCGTACCCCAACGGTCAGCCAATCCAACCCCCTCGGATGAGAAATGTGTTGCCCAACATACCGCCAACAATGCCGAATTTTCCCGCCAATTACGGACCACAGCCTTATATGCAACAGACCAACAACCACCCGAACCAGGGACATTACAGTGACAACGTtcgtttcaattaa